GTGTACCTGATTTATACACTCAATTTCCTTGGGAAATTAACAATTTCATAACTTAAAGTTTGTTTTTTGTTGTGTTATATAACCTCATAAAATTGCTCTCAGCTGAAGAAATCAAATTATCGAGATCATAGTCAACTTCAAATGTTGGTTTTTCTCCAAAAACGGCAAGAGCAAGAAACACAGTGAAGTGTGCTGTTAGTCCCCATATGGCGAAGGAGAGATTACGCTCCGGATCATCATATTCAAAGAAATGTACTGGAACGGAAGCCTGTCCCAGCATTTGAACGTGTAGGGCCTTATACTTTGAAGGACGAAGAAAATATTCCAGTGGCACATAAAATATATCACTGACTTCTTCTGGATTCGGATGGGCTTGGAATGAGTCTTCTATAAAGGCTACTACTGGAGTTACTATTGAATGAGTCTGAAAAGGAGAAAAGCATTAGACTTGTTACCATCTGAAGCAAACAGCAAAACAAACTTTGAGGATTATGGCATTAAGCCATCAGAAAAGCAAACAGTTCTTTTCactaattaatatatatatatacactgagGTTAAATAAAGATGTCAGCTTGTAAGGGACCATTATATGATCATCTCTGCTATTTCAGAATTTTAGCAGGATCCGCGTATGTGTGTACATAACTGGGAACCACTAGAGAAGTAGAGGTGATACTGAGTGGGCtgtgttttacattttttaaaaatgtattagccAGAACAATAGAAGTGAAAATGAAATCTCTAGCCAGCTAAGCTCACCTATGAAGCTGCTGTTGAGGTTCAGGGTAACATACTACATTGCAAGCAGTGACTGAAGTTCAATCTAGGTATCTTTTAACAAGAGGGCCGAATACTCTTAAACTCCATAGTTGGCCTTGACCATGTTAATTATCATGTTAACTTAGAAGTGGTACCCAGCTAACAAATGGCTTAGAATCCTGTTTCTTTCATACTATCACATTAATGCTacccttattttattttatttgtttattttctacttttattccgccctccctacatttccagcaggctcagggtggattacagacacatagaggttaaaatatataaaaaacagtTATTATACATTAACAATCCTAAAAGCATCCAAATTTACagagattaaaatacatatataaacatcaacatagcagcacaaaattCCACTGACCAGATTTAAATCTATGTCAGAGCATCTTTGTAGTAAAAGATTTTTAaacgggggtattggtggtggggagggcccaatccatcaTCAATCAGCCAGGGGGGTGGGTCTGCCTAGCATTGCCCAtttgcctggcggaacagctccatcttgcaggcctggcgaaaagatatcaaatcttgctgggccttggtctcattagacagagtgttccaccaggctggggccaggaccgaaaaggccctggccctggtcgatgccaggcaagcctccttggggccagggacctttagcagatgtttctcactagaacggagagtcctctggggttcctatggggagaggcggtcccgcagaaaCGCtgctcccagtctgcatagggctttataggttaataccaaaaccttggtGCTGCTGACGCAGTGCCGGTGTTATATGCTCATGCATCGGCAACCCCGAGATGACACGCGccgccgcattctgcaccagctgtaactgttggatcaggttcaagggaagccctgcgtacagcgcgttacagtagtctaacctactGAAGATAAAATTTAAGACTGTTACTGAAGACCAGGAAGAAATGCTTGGCTTCAGATTTGTCATCTATCTGGAATGCAATTGTAACTTTATCATGAACGCTACAGTTAATGGAGCCTTTGACAATTAATGGCTACAGTTTGGATGCTAGCAACtcattaaacttaaaaaaaaccacagTTGAGACTTTTGGTATATTAGGCAGAACTCAGCAAACACGACCCCTCCTCACAAAAGCTGAATGCCTTCACAAGGCGGTAACATGCCTTATGTTTTCACAACTAACTGTTCTTTTATGAGAATGACTTGGGGAAATGAACCTTACTCTGTCTATTCCTGGAACAAGCCTACAGATGACTTCAGCCTGTTCTGCACGGAGCCCCACTTCTTCTTCAGCTTCCCGGAGAGCTGTGGCTATTTCATCTATGTCCGTTGGTTCTCTCCTGCCTCCTGGAAAACACACTTCTCCTGGTGATCTTGTCAACTGGGAATTAAAAGAGCAGTTATTGTTAactaatattgggggggggggacccagaaaTTGAAATCaatgtcttagactggagtaactctgcttaggatttcactgtaagttttcCAGCAACAGAATgtaactttcctgcctctttCCTCCCACGGGgacccactgatctccacaaaatgctagTCATAGAAGATAGGGGACCCAGAGGAATGACATAAAGGGAAGATCTGCAGTGAGAAGGAGGAACTGGAAGATATTACCAATTTAGTCTGCATCCAACCAATTGTTATTAATCTAAATTAGCCTTACTTTGATCCTTGTGGACAGATTGCTCatcatcaattttttaaaaacccttttccaACTAAACAAGTTGCTTGCTGCTAAATGAATCATTATTTCCTTCAAGGACTCTAACTCAGTGTACAAAGAATTATTTCGCAACATTTTCTTCAGTATTAGTACACTGGTAGGACAGCTGATATTTGGCATATGTTAGGAAAACAAAGACATTTATGCCTCTCTTCGTTTTCTTAAATGCAATATGCTTACAAAACTATCGTAAAAAGAATAGCAATAGAAGCTAAATTAGAACATTGCATATACACAGTTATTCATACACTGAAACATCATTCTTTGCCCATCTGTTTAGAATCTGTATAATGTTTGAACCAACTTAGTCACACAGATCAAACCTCACAATTTTCCCATCCATTCCTTAGGTTGATAGACCAAGGTTTCTTTCCAATATTGTGCAAACATGTCCTGCTAGGATGGCATTCAGTACAAATCAATGCATTCTTTTTTATATCATTGTTATATAATTAAATAACTCTGGTTCTGAATTAAAGAGTATTTCAGTTCTATATGGGGATTAGCCATATTAGTttgcagaagaacagcaagattttagaccaatggcaccttaaagatcaacaagatttcccagGTATAAACATTTAAGAGTAAAAGATCAAATCTAacaaaggcagctttgactcttgaaaacttatatcctgaaaattttgttagtctttaaggtatcacTGAATTCGAATCTTTCAGTTCCATTTGAATTTATATCTGTTACCATGTTTCCAACAGTATCTGGCTCAATTACAGTTCTCCCACATGTTAAGGAAGGTAGCATTACTATTGTCACAGAACCAGCAATTACTATCAGTattatgttttaataataataatattttatttatatatcaccACTCAGGACAATTTAATTCCCACTCAGATGGGTTTACCAAATGTGTTacaattatcctcacaacgatcaccctgtgagttggggggggggggggctgagagagctctgagagagctgactgagtcaaggtcacccagaaggcttcaagtggggaatcaaacctggttctccatattagagtcctgctgctcttaaccattacaccaaactggtgccaCTGGTAAGCCATCAATATTATTAAGATGGCTTACCAGTGGCACCAGTCTGGTGTAATATTATTGTCTGTCATTCTCAAAGTAACTGAGAAAGTGGAGTTTCAAACATCACACCATGTCTAGATTTTCCTTCACAGAGAATGATATCCATGTAGGATGCCTTATGAAGCTTTACAGTAGAAAAAGGAAGGGATAGACTAAGGTGGAGAAATCTTCATAGAGGGTCAGAGGTGAGTCATGAAGTCagagtccaagggtcagagtcaTGGAGCCTACCTGTGGCCTAATTTTACTGCTTACTGCTCTTTTCACTGCATATGTGAAGAAAAACACTTGTTCTCTGTACCTGTGCTCTAGCAGCAGATCTTTTCAaaaggcagctttttaaaaaaaggttcagAACAGCTCTTAACCCTGCATGAATGGTTCTGTGATCCACCTGAGTGTCCAACTCATGGGCTGAAGACCAGTGATTGATCTAGATTACAACTGCAATACATTTAGAATAATGGTCTGCATGCAGATTAAGTAATTCAGGCAAATGAGCTATGCCAAATACTTAAGTCACACAAACAATTATGCATGTAGGAAACAAATTCTGTCTCCTCCTCACTGCCCAGCTTCTCTTTAATCTCCTCCCCTCCAGTACCCTTGTGCAGAATGCAGtgaatgcaagtgtcacaagtaAATAAATGAGCCAGGCTTCTTCTTGCTAGTGCTCCAGTCTAGTCCGCAGGAAGCTCCTGGACACAGCAATTTCAAGTTTTGGATAGATTTGTGCAAATATGCACACACAAACTCATGCTTCCAGGTGaaataggaaaaaaatattttatggtAGACACTGCTTTGACCATCAGGAACATATAATTCCTTAACAAAAAGCATTCACTTTTTCGGTTATTGATTGTGAGTCACTTTGAATAACTGTTTGGATGCAAATAGAGAGCAAAAGCTATTAATTTATTTTCAGATAATTCATGAGAAATTCTATTGGTGGTGGAACGCTGAAAAGTATTACCAAGAATCATTTTGGACAAATTTATTTAACCAAAACTTGTAACAACTACAGCCAAAGTAAGCAAGATactgttgtttaaaaaaacaaataacaaTAAGAAGCCACAATCCAGGAACAAGCTAGGTCACTGGATGAATGTTCTTTCAGTTAAGGAGCAAACCTTTCTAGCCTCCTGTAGAGGAGGCTGGTAGAGGAGGGATTCAGGTATAGATAGCAAATGGACTTAGACAAAGTGGACTGCATCCAAGGGAGATCATTTTTGATTCCTGAAAGGGATCATTCACCTGCTCATGAGAAGAAGGGCACCTATGGCCCCAACCTCATGGTTTGGAACCAACCCAGTTTGTCCTCATTAGGAGAATAATGAATGCATTAACCTTAACTATCAGGGGTACAATAACATGAAAGCGTTTCATAAGGAATATTTTTCTTGTACACCAGTACAATTTACCTATGTTTCTCTTCATCTTGGTTTCATCTCTTATATGTTTCTATCAGCACTCTTTTTTGCTGAATAACCTTCGAAGCCCTTAAAGCTAGTTTTGGCTTTTAAATTTACATACCTTCATTGATCTGACAGTGAAAAGTACACACAGCTTTCCATCTCTAACCATTAGTGGCACAAGAACAGAGGCTTTTGCTAGCGGTAAATAAGAAAATTTGTCTCCAACATCAAATTTCCTTAAGTGCAGCTTCGCCTTATCTTTCACGCTCATTCTAGAGTAAACAAAAAAAAGAACATTTCATAAAAAACAGAATTTTCAGTCCAGAGTTATGGTCAATTTGCATAAAAAGAATATGAAACTTCATACTGACAGACCAATCTGTTCATTTTCTCACAGACGAAGAGAGAAATATCATATACACATATGTTTACACAGGCCTATAATCAGTGTATCTTCTCCAGAAGGCAAGTTAAATTAATACTTGAACTTTACTGCAAACCTTGAGGGCAATGTAATAACAAGACTTGTAAGACCCGTATGAATATAGTAACTGATCTTGAACAAAAAAGAATGTATGGACAAAAACAGGATGGTtgtgggcatttgtttcttataccTTATTTGTTTCCTATACCTTACAGCAAATCCTAAATTACATATAATATTAGAGTTTAATAGCAATTTTTTTTCATATCCTCACCAAAGGACATATTGATAAGAATTTGTCATTTTGCTCTGAATCACTTAACACAGAACATGTCACAAAGGAGCCACATTTGTATAGCACTCATTTGCATCCCACTATTAAAGCTTCCATTAGTCATTGCTGAAGAGTTTACTCTACCCTTCATAGCCTGCTATTCACtaatttaaaagcaaagaagTAATGCTCtcttaaaaaaaatgcaattgtTATAATTCATTACTCACCAAAATCTACTAGTGTGTTCAATTACAGATTCTCTTGTATATATGGCAACTTAGTATTCCTATGTGTGCATTTAAACTAACAAATTTAACTTCATGAGGCTTGACTTCAGGTCCTTAAGCACTAGCAATATTTAAACAAAGCATCCATAATGGAGAGAAAAAGAGGTAAAGAAATGTACCAGAGATAACTATCACAAAGATCAGAATGGTCTCTCATAACCAGGGACAGTTATAGCACATGAGTATAAGTAAATCTACTTCAGAGGGCTGAAAGGAACGGCAATGAAATATTCTAATAGCAACAGCCAGAATCCTAACGCTGCAGGATTTGTATATATAGACAAACTAGCTACATATGTATAATAATTCCTTATAACAGCAATGTAACATTTGCTTGAATAATCACTACATATACAAACACACCCTTTGcaaaaatgcagaggagttagccgtgttagtctgtggtagcaaaatcaaagagtccagtagcacctttaagactaaccaattttattgtagcataagctttcgagaatcaagttctcttcgtcagatgcatgatacagagactggtcaaataccgtatttgaccagtctctgtatcatgcatctgacgaagagaacgtgagaACGCCTTTGCAAAAAGAATCAGCCAGAAGTTTAATGGGTTGAACACTGAATTTTGGCAATTCAAGTGAATAATTtgatgaaaattttctgctaccataccctattgtagctgttttcactgaatgtcctgttgttcattattgtatgtTGATCAAAGAATggcctagctgttgattatattgtattgcacttgcactgtataatccacccttgaactcagggagaaaggtggactataaacgcaTAACAACAACTAATCAAGATTTGACACATTCCTCAAGCTGAACAATTTTTTTCTGGGGCCATTGGAGAACACTGGGCTAGCCAGTTTGGAAGCACAACCTAAACTGTAATTGCAATAGCAGTTTACACGAATAGTAGTTTATAAATCAATAATTACAGGGCAGGGAAAGAGCAGAGTTAGTCTATTTCAGATAACACAAAAGGGAGTCTTGTAGCGCTTGAAAGATTAACAGattaattgtagcataagtttcTGCTAGAGCTGAACTTCATATGCATGAAGTGGAGAACCATAgaattggaaggtacctccagagtcatctagtccaaccccctgcacaatgaaggaaattcacaactacccccccccccacccccagtgacccctgctccgtgcccagaagatagcaaaaaacctccaggatccctggccaaattgacctggagaaaattgcttcctgatcagCGTTACCCtgtgcatataagaaagggccacaagtcTTCAGTATGCATATACATCAACATACATGTACATATACAAGACAAAATGCATTGTGTGATCTTTGAACTCTACTATAAGCAAGAGGCACCGTTTGTGACATTCCTATGCAAAGATCAAAAGTGTACAAAATAAGCATAATGACTATTTTCAGCAGTTGTAGCTTATGCTAAGAGAATCTCCAGTTACTCTAAGCTGATTTAACTCCAGTAATGGGTGAGAATCAGTAGCTAATTTCAGAGATGAGTATTATCACCTAATAATCTCTGCCGGTCTGAcagctgttaaagagacaggtcAAAAGAAGATAAAATAAATGAGCCACTCCAATCAGCTGCCCATCTACaaacaaagaaatgaaaataGCTAAATGTACAGATCTCTCATGAAGACAAAGAACAAATTTTCAACTGCTTTGTACTGTTTCCAGCCCTGTTCTAAATGGGGTCACTATAAGTAGAACCAAActcaatggaatttacttcttaatatataatatttagaaTTCCAGCCTTAAAGTGCTGTGCAAGTTAAATTATGACAACAACTTTGGGAGGATATGATTGTTTATTCAGAACTCTCATGGAAATCCTTTTTGCAGATATTGCTTATATTTGGGTACGGTGGGTCGGttagggttttattttatttccaggTTTTATGGCTTTGCAGGCAGAAAACAAATAGATGAAAAAAACGGGGAGAGTTTTCCCCTGTTAAATCTGTGAGAAGCCAACCAGTGGAGGAGGCAAATTAATTTATGCTGTTAGAAATCTTGGCATGTTCTTCATCAGCCaggaaaaacaaaattaaagcgGTGTGTGGATTAAATTTATTTTAAGATGTTGAATCAATAATAGCAGGCCTTAGGTTAGTTGCTCCTTTTGCAGAGAAGGGTAAACAGTTAAATCTGTTGAAGGGgaaacaaacaggagtcttgaGGCATAGAATGTttattccaacataaattttTGTAAACAGGAGCATATTTCTTCTCTGATACACTAAATGGATCCTCACTCGGTTGATTTTAtttaggcattttaaaaaaaaccctcaaaattgCATTGCAACTCAAGCCTCCGTAGACTAGCTTCCACTTCTTCAAATGCATCTTCCTGGAGGCGTCCCAAGAATCCTGTTCGTGTATTTATTTTGCCTCAGGGGCCTCAAGTGGCTGAGAAACtaaaggagcaatcctaaacaagcctactcagaagtaagtctaatTTAGTTCCGCGAGCTTGCTCCCTGGAAGACTGCCGCCTAAAAcgtcctgctttttaaaaaaaaaatcactaaatgTCTTTACTGACTTCCCAATTAGCGTGCTTAGAGCTGCGACGtgaaagaaataatttttaaaaacagctgaaaACCGAAGGACGACGGATCTGGCAAACCGCATTTAGACGGTATTTATTTTATCGAGTGAAAAGTTCCATTACGGCTGCCGTTAAACAAAAACGACCTAATTTTTCCTCACACAGCCTTTTTTTTAAGGAGGGAGCCCTCAACCCCCCCTACATTTTCCCGCCTTTTTTCCTCGGAGGGGACAGGTAGTGAGGCGCGTCAATCATCTCCAGGAGGAGGCGGGACATTCCATTTACGTTACCCTGCTTGTTCGCCTTGAGGGTCCTGCGCAGCCGCCATtttgggggatcccccccccctccaaagccgcATTATATAAGCGGGCGCGCCAGTCTCTTGAGTGCTTCTCCCTTCTGGTGAGCTATTGGTTGCTTGTTCATGATTGACAGCTGTCTAATTCCCATCCCCCGCGTTCTCTTCGGGACAGGAGAGAAAGGGGTGGAACCGTCCGTGACCACACCGATGCTTTTTGAGTTCTAATTGGCTAATGACGTCAAAAGGCAGGCACTGAAGGAAGGGTGAAacgaaaaggaggaggggagggaagttgAGAGAAGCGCAGTTTTTATTGGCTGAAAGCTGACGGGAGGGTTGCTTTGGGCCAATGGTCTGCGGCGCTTTTTAAACTCCCCACCTCTCCTATAAAATGGAAAAAGTAGTTTAAACAAGGGGTGTGCTAAGGGAGGTATAGATTGTCCGTATAAGAATCTCTGCTTTTTACAATTTATAACACTCACGTGTATATACACACAGAGGATTTTGTTCTCCTAAGAGAAAAGCATAGCATTATTCATCCAGAGTGACTACAAACATTAGCATTAACAAAGTAATTGCTTTGTTTGCGGGAATGAAAACTTTCCTTGTCTGcctcatttttttcaaaaagggaCACTTACTTGGAAAAGAACAaaacctttttgtgtgtgtgttattttttattattcccacaatccagctgggactgagagaagtggcttacataatgCCACCACTTGGAATTAGTGAGAGTTGAACCAGCGGAGAGCTGACTTGCGTCCCAACCACGCTTAAGCATTATGTTGCAGCAGCTCCTGGTATATATGATGAGCAGGCTCAGGACAGATAAACAAAAGTTCTTATTCTTACATTGAACTATTAATGGGCAGCATTTATTGACAGGATATGGTGATTGCAAGGTTCTGCAGAAAGCAAGGCTTTCTGGTGAGAGAGAGGAAGTtctccaggaaattcctggagattggggtgggtggggagtatTATACCATTCTCCAAACTAactattttttccaggggaactgatctctgttgtcaggAAGttagctgtcattctgggagctttccagccaccccctggccAGGATGTTAGAAGGTGTCTTTCAAAGCTGTGACATGTAAAGAACATACCTCAAATCTTTCTTGCATCAAAGAGCCTTGTACACATGCATAGACACATATTGTACACATTTAGTTGTACACATTTCCACTAATTAAGttatatatatttcatatataCAATGTTTTAGGCCAGCCAACAATCCTAGCTACATCCCTTTATCTATTAAAGCAATCCTCAGTTTCGTGGTAACGTCTCAGGATATCTTGAGAGGTTACTGTGTTTGCACAGCAGGATGgggaaataaaaatttaaaaaattacatttgtAGTTTGGTTCTTGAGAACTAACGCTATAACAGGCTATAGGCCTACCCCATAAACCACAGTGAATACCAAAATACCAGACATGACCATCAGTTTTAACTATGATTCCTTATGGCTGTTCACCCCCACTCCCTAAAATGGGCAGACAGTTtccctctacacgagacgccttgaTGCACGTTCGTCAagcgtagggagatgcaatgttatccgggaagcacagtttaaaaagacagagctggctgagatagcttctcagagggtttgttaatttcatcttcgctacCCCAaaagttctgtcaatttcacctctcctgtctgAAACTGTGTGGAATCTCAAGGAGAAGgctgtgaggaatggaaatgggctggagctgccttccagagccgggcttggaccaggagaggttataatgggctgaagtttcccttctagcatttaacagccccttcacccagctacagTGTATAGCAACACCTTTGTCCTGCCGCCGgctgtgtcttttaaaactaccgtTCCTGGCTACCATTACATTTCCCGACATGTGTTTTTTACGTgttagatgtctcatgtagagagactctctaaCCTTAGAAATGCGTTTCATTCATTTGGCATGATAACCACACACCTTTTCTCCATCAGTAGAGGGACGGCATGTACATGATCAAATGGACTTTGCTTATTTGAGGCTTCCTGATAGACTTTCAGAGTACAGTGGGAAACAAGTGAAAAATATCAGAGAGGGCAGTTAAGAACATGTCTAAATCCTATTTATTTCAGAGCCCAGAATGTTTTAAACCTGCCTTTCCGTTGAAGAAATTTCCAAGGATAGAGAGCAGATGTGAAAATCAgtgggttttaaaaatatttaattttgcttGGATTGTGCCCTATATGGCAAGATCCCTTgggctgtatttatttatttacgtcatttatagtccgcctttctcactgagactcaagggggattacacagtatgaggttaatacaatcagtattgagtaagtaca
The window above is part of the Eublepharis macularius isolate TG4126 chromosome 16, MPM_Emac_v1.0, whole genome shotgun sequence genome. Proteins encoded here:
- the NUDT7 gene encoding peroxisomal coenzyme A diphosphatase NUDT7 isoform X2, with the translated sequence MSVKDKAKLHLRKFDVGDKFSYLPLAKASVLVPLMVRDGKLCVLFTVRSMKLTRSPGEVCFPGGRREPTDIDEIATALREAEEEVGLRAEQAEVICRLVPGIDRTHSIVTPVVAFIEDSFQAHPNPEEVSDIFYVPLEYFLRPSKYKALHVQMLGQASVPVHFFEYDDPERNLSFAIWGLTAHFTVFLALAVFGEKPTFEVDYDLDNLISSAESNFMRLYNTTKNKL
- the NUDT7 gene encoding peroxisomal coenzyme A diphosphatase NUDT7 isoform X1; this translates as MRLWRGGGSPKMAAAQDPQGEQAGMSVKDKAKLHLRKFDVGDKFSYLPLAKASVLVPLMVRDGKLCVLFTVRSMKLTRSPGEVCFPGGRREPTDIDEIATALREAEEEVGLRAEQAEVICRLVPGIDRTHSIVTPVVAFIEDSFQAHPNPEEVSDIFYVPLEYFLRPSKYKALHVQMLGQASVPVHFFEYDDPERNLSFAIWGLTAHFTVFLALAVFGEKPTFEVDYDLDNLISSAESNFMRLYNTTKNKL